Proteins from one Pseudomonas grandcourensis genomic window:
- a CDS encoding SlyX family protein codes for MSLEERVTELESRLAFQDDTIQALNDVLVAQQRVVERLQLQMAALLKRQEEMVGQFESFEEEAPPPHY; via the coding sequence ATGAGCCTGGAAGAACGCGTTACCGAACTTGAAAGCCGTCTGGCGTTTCAGGATGACACCATCCAGGCATTGAACGATGTGCTGGTGGCGCAGCAGCGGGTGGTCGAGCGTCTGCAACTGCAAATGGCCGCGCTGCTCAAGCGGCAAGAGGAAATGGTCGGGCAGTTCGAGTCATTCGAAGAAGAAGCACCGCCGCCGCACTATTAA
- a CDS encoding HIT domain-containing protein, with product MFALDPRLQQDTLPIGDFPLCRLLLSNDSNYPWFILVPRREAISEIFQLDVADQQQLWQETTALSQVLKDAFDADKLNVAALGNVVSQLHMHVIVRKREDAAWPAPVWGKHPAKPYGLEQIAAIRERLRLILADDFTFLEG from the coding sequence GTGTTCGCTTTAGATCCACGACTTCAACAAGACACGTTACCGATCGGGGACTTTCCGCTCTGCCGGTTGCTGCTGTCTAACGATTCGAACTATCCCTGGTTCATCCTGGTACCTCGTCGCGAGGCTATCAGCGAGATATTTCAGTTGGATGTCGCAGACCAGCAACAGCTTTGGCAGGAAACCACTGCGCTGTCACAAGTGCTCAAGGACGCGTTCGATGCGGACAAGTTGAATGTGGCGGCGCTGGGCAATGTCGTCAGTCAGTTGCACATGCATGTGATTGTGCGCAAGCGCGAAGATGCCGCCTGGCCAGCGCCGGTTTGGGGTAAACATCCGGCAAAACCCTACGGTTTGGAGCAAATCGCCGCGATTCGCGAACGTTTGCGCTTGATTTTGGCCGATGATTTTACGTTTCTGGAGGGCTGA
- a CDS encoding OprD family porin gives MRVMKWSMIALAVAAAASTQLAVAAPFVSDQAEAKGFVEDSKLDLLVRNYYYNRNKKDGAVDDKDWTQGIQGMYSSGYTQGLIGVGVEAWGQLAIKLDGSDKYAGTGNMSVDSDGEVNNSQGKAGAAAKFRISKTELKIGDMQPSTSPVFAVGGSRILHQTASGIQLQSSEVTDLDLEAGHFYSATSQDRNARDGELFATYAGVTANSIDYFGGKYGITPDLSVSLYGAKLEDVWNQYYANANYTLALGGDNSINFDGNIYNTKDTGNAKAGDISNTAYSLAAAYSFLKAHTLTLAFQKVNGDTPFDYIGVGDNNRGGDSIFLANSIQYSDFNAPGEKSVQARYDLKMAEYGVPGLSFMARYVNGWNIDGTNTPSNSTYTGLYGADGKHHETNVEAKYVIQSGPAKDLSFRIRQAWHSANADEGEGDISEFRLITDYPLNIL, from the coding sequence ATGCGCGTGATGAAGTGGAGCATGATCGCACTGGCAGTTGCAGCAGCAGCCAGTACTCAGTTGGCAGTAGCCGCACCTTTCGTAAGCGACCAGGCCGAAGCCAAAGGTTTCGTTGAAGACAGCAAACTCGACTTGCTGGTTCGCAACTACTACTACAACCGTAACAAGAAAGACGGCGCAGTCGATGACAAAGACTGGACCCAGGGCATTCAGGGCATGTACAGCTCGGGCTACACCCAAGGTCTGATCGGTGTTGGCGTTGAAGCTTGGGGCCAACTGGCCATTAAGCTGGACGGTTCCGACAAATATGCCGGTACCGGCAACATGTCCGTGGACTCTGATGGCGAAGTCAACAACAGCCAGGGCAAAGCCGGCGCTGCCGCCAAGTTCCGCATCTCCAAGACCGAGCTGAAAATCGGCGACATGCAGCCAAGCACCTCTCCGGTGTTCGCTGTAGGCGGTTCCCGTATCCTTCACCAAACTGCCAGCGGTATCCAACTGCAGAGCAGCGAAGTTACTGACCTCGACCTCGAAGCCGGTCACTTCTACTCGGCAACCAGCCAGGACCGCAACGCTCGTGACGGCGAACTGTTCGCTACTTACGCTGGCGTGACAGCCAACTCCATCGACTACTTCGGTGGCAAGTACGGCATTACCCCGGACCTGAGCGTATCGCTTTACGGTGCCAAGCTCGAAGACGTCTGGAACCAGTACTACGCCAACGCGAACTACACCCTCGCACTGGGCGGCGACAACTCGATCAACTTCGACGGTAACATCTACAACACCAAGGATACCGGTAACGCTAAAGCAGGCGACATCAGCAACACCGCCTACTCCCTGGCTGCTGCTTACTCGTTCCTGAAAGCACACACCCTGACCCTGGCCTTCCAGAAGGTCAACGGCGATACCCCGTTCGACTACATCGGTGTGGGTGACAACAACCGTGGTGGCGACTCGATTTTCCTCGCCAACTCCATCCAGTACTCTGACTTCAACGCCCCTGGCGAGAAGTCGGTACAAGCCCGTTACGACCTGAAAATGGCCGAGTACGGCGTACCTGGCCTGAGCTTCATGGCCCGTTACGTGAATGGTTGGAACATCGACGGTACCAACACTCCATCGAACAGCACCTACACCGGTCTGTACGGTGCAGACGGTAAACACCACGAAACCAACGTGGAAGCCAAGTACGTCATTCAATCCGGCCCAGCCAAAGATCTGTCCTTCCGCATCCGTCAAGCATGGCACTCCGCCAATGCTGACGAAGGCGAAGGCGATATCTCTGAGTTCCGCCTGATCACCGACTACCCACTCAACATTCTGTAA
- a CDS encoding mechanosensitive ion channel family protein: MDLNAEVDNLVKVSQSWIPMIMEYGSRVLLAVITLAIGWWLINKVTKKLGGLIALRNADLALQGFISSLANIILKILLIVSVASMIGVETTSFVAAIGAAGLAIGLALQGSLANFAGGVLILLFRPFRIGDWIEAQGIAGTVDSIQIFHTVLRTGDNKTIIVPNGNLSNGIITNTNRQPTRKVVFDVGVDYEADLQKARKVLLELAKDPRVLADPEPLAVVSTLGDSSITLSLRVWVKTADYWDVMFMFNELSRDRLREAGIDIPFPQRVIRVVQESAVQ; the protein is encoded by the coding sequence ATGGACTTAAATGCCGAGGTAGACAATCTGGTCAAGGTATCCCAAAGCTGGATCCCGATGATCATGGAATACGGCAGCCGTGTACTGCTGGCGGTCATTACCCTGGCCATCGGCTGGTGGCTGATCAACAAGGTCACGAAAAAACTCGGCGGCCTGATTGCATTGCGTAACGCCGACCTGGCGCTGCAAGGCTTTATCAGCAGCCTGGCGAACATCATCCTCAAGATCCTGCTGATCGTCAGCGTGGCCTCGATGATCGGTGTGGAAACCACTTCGTTTGTGGCGGCGATTGGTGCGGCAGGCCTGGCCATTGGCCTGGCCTTGCAGGGCAGCCTGGCGAACTTCGCCGGTGGCGTGCTGATTCTGCTGTTCCGTCCGTTTCGCATCGGTGACTGGATCGAGGCTCAGGGTATCGCCGGTACTGTAGACAGCATCCAGATTTTCCATACCGTACTGCGTACTGGTGACAACAAGACCATCATCGTGCCTAACGGCAATCTGTCGAACGGCATCATCACCAACACAAACCGTCAGCCGACCCGCAAGGTCGTGTTTGATGTAGGCGTTGATTACGAGGCGGACCTGCAGAAAGCCCGTAAAGTTTTGCTGGAATTGGCCAAGGACCCGCGAGTATTGGCGGATCCGGAACCGCTGGCAGTTGTTTCTACCCTGGGTGACAGTTCGATCACGCTTTCGCTTCGTGTCTGGGTAAAGACTGCCGATTACTGGGACGTGATGTTCATGTTCAACGAACTATCCCGTGATCGTCTGCGAGAGGCCGGCATCGATATTCCATTTCCACAGCGGGTTATTCGTGTGGTTCAGGAGTCGGCGGTGCAGTAA
- a CDS encoding YajQ family cyclic di-GMP-binding protein has translation MPSFDVVSELDKHEVTNAVENAVKELDRRYDLKGKGSFEFKEKDLTVNLTAEADFQLEAMIEILKLALVKRKIDVQCLEVKDAFASGKLMKQDAVLKEGIDKELAKKIVAHVKDAKLKVQAAIQGEQVRITGKKRDDLQEAIAVLRAKEFGMPLQFNNFRD, from the coding sequence ATGCCGTCGTTCGACGTGGTATCCGAACTGGACAAACACGAAGTCACCAACGCGGTCGAGAACGCCGTCAAGGAACTCGATCGTCGTTATGACCTGAAAGGCAAAGGCAGCTTCGAGTTCAAGGAAAAAGACCTGACCGTCAACCTGACCGCCGAAGCGGATTTTCAGCTCGAAGCGATGATTGAGATCCTCAAGCTGGCGCTGGTCAAGCGCAAAATCGATGTGCAGTGCCTTGAAGTCAAGGACGCGTTTGCGTCGGGCAAGCTGATGAAGCAGGACGCCGTCCTCAAGGAAGGCATCGACAAGGAGTTGGCGAAGAAGATCGTCGCTCACGTCAAAGACGCCAAGCTCAAGGTCCAGGCCGCCATCCAGGGTGAGCAAGTGCGCATCACCGGCAAAAAGCGTGATGACCTGCAAGAAGCCATTGCAGTGCTGCGGGCCAAGGAGTTCGGTATGCCGCTGCAGTTCAACAACTTCCGCGACTGA
- a CDS encoding putative 2-dehydropantoate 2-reductase translates to MSTTWHVLGAGSLGTLWATRLARAGVPVRLVLRDTARLQAYEAAGGLTLVEHGEARHYAVPAETADGTQPINRLLVACKAYDTESAVARLAPRLAPGAELILLQNGLGSQDAVAAKVPQARCIYASSTEGAFRDGDWRVVFAGHGFTWLGDASHPVAPIWLDDLSAAGIPHEWSTEILTRLWRKLALNCAINPLTVLHDCRNGGLQLHHCEVATLCGELVELLERCGQPAAAENLQQEVERVIHATAANYSSMHQDVTSQRRTEISYLLGYACKVAGRHQLNLPHLNQLEARLIARLQSLGLPSD, encoded by the coding sequence ATGTCCACCACCTGGCATGTACTGGGCGCCGGCAGCCTCGGCACTTTATGGGCGACACGTCTGGCACGGGCTGGAGTGCCAGTCAGGCTGGTCCTGCGGGACACCGCGAGACTGCAGGCCTATGAAGCGGCCGGTGGATTGACACTGGTTGAACACGGCGAGGCGCGACACTATGCCGTGCCCGCCGAGACAGCCGACGGCACCCAACCGATCAACCGCCTGCTGGTGGCGTGCAAAGCCTACGATACCGAAAGTGCGGTGGCCCGGTTGGCGCCACGCCTGGCCCCAGGCGCCGAACTGATCCTGCTGCAAAATGGCCTGGGCAGTCAGGACGCGGTGGCCGCAAAGGTTCCTCAGGCACGCTGCATCTATGCCTCGAGCACCGAAGGTGCCTTCCGCGATGGCGATTGGCGCGTGGTGTTTGCCGGGCATGGCTTCACCTGGCTGGGAGACGCGAGCCATCCGGTGGCGCCGATCTGGCTCGATGACCTGAGCGCTGCCGGCATCCCTCACGAGTGGAGCACAGAAATCCTGACCAGGCTGTGGCGCAAACTTGCCCTCAACTGTGCGATCAATCCGCTGACGGTGCTGCACGATTGCCGCAACGGCGGCTTGCAGCTACATCACTGCGAAGTCGCCACCCTGTGCGGTGAACTGGTGGAGTTGCTCGAGCGTTGTGGTCAGCCGGCAGCCGCCGAAAACCTGCAGCAGGAAGTCGAACGGGTGATCCACGCCACCGCAGCCAACTACTCCTCGATGCATCAGGACGTCACGAGCCAGCGCCGCACGGAAATCAGCTACTTGCTCGGTTATGCCTGCAAAGTGGCCGGGCGCCATCAACTGAACCTGCCTCACCTCAATCAACTTGAGGCAAGGTTGATCGCTCGCCTGCAAAGCCTTGGATTGCCCAGCGACTGA
- a CDS encoding ATP-binding protein, producing the protein MPLRQRLENLPVGQKLLAALLVLMVTVLLVANLTFISAAYYISQESMAPQALQTIGRLVSNPSLASEALESPQSAERLLNELNSYSPLRAAALYDAKGERLAQLQHGDNLELPKRFRHIEDWQATEFRTNQVIPLPRTGAAPGHLLLVATSELPMAFYTGTLTASLGILIFSVLLWLIIARQIKRLITRPIHQLEELSRQVTREENYALRASRGNHDEIGSLAEAFNTMLSRIEAREQQLKRARDDSQAAYDQAQGLAEETRHTNRKLELEVQVRSKIEKKLTGFQNYLNSIIDSMPSALIALDEQLYVTQWNQEASALSGTRLDEALNQPIFLAFEPLKPFLPQLKETVEQHTVAKIERVTWLKDDDPRHYALTFYPLMGGAGRGVVIRIDDITQRLSLEEMMVQSEKMLSVGGLAAGMAHEINNPLGAILHNVQNIRRRLSPDLPKNLEVAEQAGIELATVNQYLQIREVPQLLDGIQQAGARAAKIVTHMLSFSRRSTRQMAPCDLPALIDQAVEIAGNDFDLAIGFDFKGQAIIRQFDPALGPVPGTANELEQVLLNLLKNAAQAIHQREDDSEPGRIILRTRLNPPWAEIQVEDNGIGMSENVRKRTFEPFFTTKEIGQGTGLGLSVSYFIITNNHKGQMEVQSTLGQGTSFTLRLPLASTPPVSQQLNLLSR; encoded by the coding sequence ATGCCATTGCGCCAGCGCCTTGAAAACCTGCCCGTCGGCCAGAAACTGCTGGCCGCCCTGCTGGTACTGATGGTCACCGTCCTGCTGGTTGCCAACCTGACCTTTATCAGCGCCGCCTACTACATCTCCCAGGAAAGCATGGCGCCCCAGGCCCTGCAGACTATCGGCCGGCTGGTGTCCAACCCGAGCCTGGCCTCCGAAGCCCTGGAATCCCCCCAAAGCGCCGAGCGCCTGCTGAATGAACTCAACAGCTATTCGCCGTTGCGCGCGGCAGCCCTGTATGACGCAAAGGGCGAGCGATTGGCGCAATTGCAACATGGCGACAACCTGGAGCTGCCGAAGCGTTTCCGGCATATCGAAGACTGGCAGGCCACCGAGTTTCGTACCAACCAAGTCATCCCTCTGCCCCGCACCGGTGCGGCACCAGGGCACCTATTGTTGGTGGCCACGAGCGAACTGCCAATGGCGTTCTACACCGGGACCCTGACGGCCAGCCTGGGGATTCTGATCTTCAGCGTGCTGCTGTGGCTGATCATTGCCCGCCAGATCAAGCGCCTGATTACCCGGCCGATCCACCAGCTCGAAGAGTTGTCCCGGCAGGTCACCCGTGAAGAAAACTACGCACTGCGTGCTTCGCGCGGAAACCACGATGAAATCGGCAGCCTCGCCGAGGCGTTCAATACCATGCTCTCGCGGATTGAGGCCAGGGAGCAGCAACTCAAGCGGGCCAGGGACGACTCCCAGGCAGCCTACGACCAGGCCCAGGGTCTGGCGGAAGAAACCCGCCACACCAACCGCAAACTGGAGCTCGAAGTCCAGGTGCGCAGCAAGATCGAGAAAAAGCTCACCGGTTTCCAGAACTACCTCAACAGCATCATCGACTCCATGCCGTCGGCGCTGATCGCCCTCGACGAACAACTCTACGTGACGCAATGGAACCAGGAGGCCAGCGCCCTCTCCGGCACGCGCCTCGATGAAGCCTTGAACCAGCCTATCTTCCTCGCCTTCGAACCGCTCAAGCCATTCCTGCCGCAACTGAAGGAAACGGTCGAGCAGCATACGGTGGCCAAGATCGAGCGTGTCACCTGGCTCAAGGATGACGACCCCCGCCACTACGCCCTGACTTTCTACCCGTTGATGGGCGGTGCCGGGCGTGGCGTGGTAATCCGGATCGATGACATCACCCAGCGCCTGTCCCTGGAAGAGATGATGGTGCAGTCGGAGAAAATGCTTTCGGTGGGTGGCCTGGCCGCCGGCATGGCCCACGAGATCAACAACCCGCTGGGCGCGATCCTGCACAACGTGCAAAACATTCGCCGGCGCCTGTCGCCCGATTTGCCGAAGAACCTCGAAGTGGCCGAACAGGCCGGCATCGAACTGGCGACGGTCAATCAGTACCTGCAAATCCGCGAAGTGCCACAGTTGCTCGACGGCATCCAGCAGGCCGGTGCCCGGGCGGCGAAAATCGTCACCCACATGCTCAGCTTCAGCCGTCGCAGTACCCGCCAGATGGCCCCGTGCGACCTACCCGCCCTGATCGACCAGGCAGTGGAGATCGCTGGTAACGATTTCGACCTGGCGATCGGTTTCGACTTCAAGGGCCAGGCCATCATTCGCCAGTTCGATCCGGCCCTGGGACCGGTCCCCGGCACCGCCAACGAACTGGAGCAAGTGCTGCTCAATCTGTTGAAAAACGCCGCGCAAGCCATTCACCAGCGCGAAGACGACAGCGAGCCGGGGCGGATCATCCTGCGCACCAGGCTGAATCCGCCATGGGCGGAAATTCAGGTCGAGGACAACGGCATCGGCATGAGCGAAAACGTGCGCAAACGGACCTTCGAACCCTTCTTCACCACCAAGGAAATCGGCCAGGGCACCGGGCTTGGCCTGTCGGTGTCGTACTTCATCATCACCAATAACCACAAGGGGCAGATGGAAGTGCAATCGACCCTGGGCCAAGGCACTAGCTTCACCTTGCGCCTGCCTCTGGCGAGCACGCCGCCCGTTTCGCAACAACTCAATCTGCTATCGAGGTAA
- a CDS encoding cob(I)yrinic acid a,c-diamide adenosyltransferase, which translates to MGFRLSKIYTRTGDKGETGLGDGRRVPKDHPRIEAIGEVDTLNSQVGVLLAGLAAETGQFPGLNEVIEVLAPCQHRLFDLGGELAMPVYQALNAAEIERLEAAIDVWNEELGPLENFILPGGSTLIAQAHVCRSLARSAERRCQQLNAIEPLAGVGLAYINRLSDLLFVVARLIAKRQGVAEILWQPAAKPEV; encoded by the coding sequence ATGGGCTTTCGTTTGTCGAAGATTTACACCCGCACTGGCGACAAAGGCGAAACCGGGCTGGGCGATGGTCGTCGCGTACCGAAAGATCACCCGCGCATTGAAGCAATTGGCGAGGTCGATACGCTGAACAGCCAGGTTGGGGTGCTTCTGGCCGGGCTGGCGGCCGAAACTGGACAGTTTCCAGGCTTGAACGAAGTGATCGAGGTATTGGCTCCCTGCCAGCATCGGTTATTTGATCTGGGTGGCGAACTGGCGATGCCGGTGTATCAGGCGCTGAATGCAGCGGAAATCGAACGCCTGGAAGCGGCGATCGATGTGTGGAATGAAGAGCTGGGGCCGCTGGAAAACTTCATTTTGCCCGGCGGTTCGACGCTGATTGCCCAAGCCCATGTCTGCCGCAGCCTGGCACGCAGCGCAGAGCGGCGCTGTCAGCAGCTCAATGCGATTGAGCCGTTGGCCGGGGTTGGCCTGGCGTACATCAATCGGTTGTCGGATTTGTTGTTCGTGGTGGCGCGGCTGATTGCCAAGCGTCAGGGTGTGGCGGAGATTCTTTGGCAACCTGCGGCGAAGCCTGAGGTTTAG
- a CDS encoding Nudix family hydrolase, with the protein MKRVHVAAAVIRDGSGQILIARRADSQHQGGLWEFPGGKVEADESVETALARELHEELGIVVGAARPLIKVRHDYPDKQVLLDVWEVSAFTGEPHGAEGQPLAWVAPRDLSNYEFPAANQPIVAAAKLPAQYLITPEDLETPAMLRGIQKAIAGGIKLIQLRAPNGYDPKYRDLAVDAVGLCAGKAQLMIKGPFEWLGDFPSAGWHITSAQLRKYAAAGRPLPASRWLAASCHNAEELALAEQMGVDFVTLSPVQPTLTHPGAEPLGWELASSLIEGFSKPVFLLGGVGPAEVEKAWAAGAQGVAGIRAFWPDSQ; encoded by the coding sequence GTGAAACGAGTCCATGTCGCCGCCGCCGTCATTCGCGATGGCAGTGGCCAAATCCTGATCGCCCGTCGTGCGGATTCACAGCACCAAGGCGGCCTGTGGGAGTTTCCAGGCGGCAAGGTCGAGGCCGATGAGTCGGTCGAAACCGCACTGGCCCGTGAACTTCATGAAGAGCTGGGCATCGTGGTCGGCGCGGCGCGCCCGCTGATCAAGGTCCGGCACGATTACCCGGACAAACAGGTATTGCTGGATGTCTGGGAAGTCTCGGCGTTTACCGGCGAGCCCCACGGTGCCGAGGGACAACCGCTGGCCTGGGTTGCGCCGCGTGATTTGTCGAATTACGAGTTCCCGGCGGCCAATCAGCCGATCGTCGCGGCCGCGAAATTACCTGCCCAGTACCTGATCACCCCGGAAGACCTGGAAACTCCGGCCATGCTGCGCGGCATCCAGAAGGCCATTGCCGGCGGCATCAAGCTGATCCAGCTGCGTGCACCGAACGGTTACGACCCGAAGTACCGCGACCTGGCCGTGGATGCGGTAGGCCTGTGTGCCGGCAAGGCGCAATTGATGATCAAGGGGCCGTTCGAATGGCTGGGCGACTTCCCGTCCGCCGGTTGGCACATTACCTCGGCGCAACTGCGCAAGTACGCAGCGGCGGGCCGACCGCTACCGGCATCGCGCTGGCTGGCGGCATCGTGCCATAACGCTGAAGAGCTGGCGCTAGCCGAGCAGATGGGGGTGGATTTCGTGACCCTGTCGCCGGTGCAGCCAACCCTGACTCACCCAGGCGCCGAGCCATTGGGTTGGGAGCTGGCATCGAGCTTGATCGAGGGCTTCAGCAAGCCGGTGTTCCTGCTCGGTGGTGTTGGCCCGGCTGAGGTCGAGAAAGCCTGGGCGGCGGGTGCGCAGGGTGTGGCGGGGATTCGGGCGTTTTGGCCTGACTCCCAGTGA
- a CDS encoding glutathione S-transferase family protein, translating to MSLHLIIGDKLHSSWSLRGALALDLAGASYTEELIKLNQPDTRERLLKHSPTCKVPLLKTGHGTIADSLAIAEYLAEQFPDASLWPKDTAARAQARSACAQMHSGFFAMRGNMPFDLSHDAALSPVPADVQADIERMSALWAECRAAATESGPYLFGRLTLADAFFAPIAVRLRTYRVKLSVADEAYVETLYQWPAFKAWQKAGLEELEK from the coding sequence ATGAGCCTGCACCTGATCATCGGCGACAAACTGCATTCCTCCTGGTCCCTGCGCGGCGCTCTGGCCCTCGATCTGGCTGGCGCTTCCTACACCGAAGAACTGATCAAGCTGAACCAGCCAGACACCCGTGAGCGTCTGCTCAAGCATTCGCCGACCTGTAAAGTCCCGCTGCTGAAAACCGGACACGGCACCATCGCCGACTCCCTGGCGATTGCCGAATACCTGGCAGAGCAGTTTCCCGACGCGAGCCTGTGGCCCAAAGACACTGCCGCCCGTGCCCAGGCGCGTTCGGCGTGCGCGCAGATGCACAGTGGCTTTTTCGCCATGCGCGGCAACATGCCGTTCGACCTGAGCCATGACGCCGCGCTGTCGCCGGTCCCGGCCGATGTCCAGGCGGACATCGAGCGCATGTCAGCGTTGTGGGCCGAGTGTCGTGCCGCTGCGACCGAGAGCGGTCCGTACCTGTTTGGCCGTCTCACGTTGGCCGACGCGTTCTTTGCACCCATCGCCGTGCGCCTGCGCACCTATCGGGTGAAACTGTCCGTGGCTGACGAAGCCTATGTTGAAACCCTCTACCAATGGCCAGCGTTCAAGGCCTGGCAGAAGGCTGGACTGGAGGAGCTGGAAAAGTGA
- the argJ gene encoding bifunctional glutamate N-acetyltransferase/amino-acid acetyltransferase ArgJ encodes MAVGLGPLPTLHPVAGFELGIASAGIKRPGRKDVVVMRCVEGSTVAGVFTLNAFCAAPVILAKQRVQGPVRYLLTNTGNANAGTGEPGLAAAERTCAKLAELTGVDASQVLPYSTGVIGEPLPVEKIEGALQAALDDLSIHNWEAAATGIMTTDTLPKGASRQFQHDGVTVTVTGISKGAGMIRPNMATMLGYIATDAKVSRDVLQNLMLDGANKSFNRITIDGDTSTNDCCMLIATGQAALPEITRAEGELFAKLKQAVFEVCMDVAQAIVRDGEGATKFVTVEVNGGGNHQECLDVGYTVAHSPLIKTALFASDPNWGRILAAVGRAGVPNLDVSKIDVFLSDVCIASRGARASTYTEAQGAAVMQREEITIRIELGRGDCSETIWTTDLSHEYVKINAEYRT; translated from the coding sequence ATGGCTGTTGGTCTTGGTCCTTTGCCAACGTTGCACCCGGTTGCCGGTTTTGAACTCGGTATCGCCTCGGCCGGCATCAAGCGCCCGGGGCGCAAGGATGTTGTGGTCATGCGCTGTGTTGAAGGCTCCACGGTTGCCGGCGTGTTCACCCTGAACGCCTTTTGCGCCGCACCGGTGATCCTGGCCAAGCAACGCGTGCAAGGCCCTGTGCGTTACCTGCTGACCAACACCGGCAATGCCAACGCCGGCACCGGCGAGCCTGGCCTGGCCGCCGCCGAGCGCACTTGCGCCAAGCTGGCCGAGTTGACCGGTGTCGATGCCAGCCAGGTGCTGCCGTACTCCACCGGTGTGATCGGCGAGCCGCTGCCGGTCGAGAAAATCGAAGGCGCGCTGCAAGCAGCCCTCGACGACCTGTCGATCCACAACTGGGAAGCTGCCGCCACCGGCATCATGACCACCGACACCCTGCCAAAAGGCGCCAGTCGCCAGTTCCAGCACGATGGTGTGACCGTCACCGTGACCGGCATCAGCAAAGGCGCTGGCATGATCCGTCCGAACATGGCGACCATGCTCGGCTACATCGCCACCGACGCCAAAGTCTCCCGCGATGTGCTGCAAAATCTGATGCTGGACGGCGCCAACAAGTCGTTCAACCGCATCACCATCGACGGCGACACCTCGACCAACGACTGCTGCATGCTGATCGCCACGGGTCAGGCCGCGCTGCCGGAAATCACCCGTGCCGAAGGCGAGCTGTTTGCCAAGCTCAAGCAAGCGGTGTTCGAAGTGTGCATGGACGTGGCCCAGGCCATCGTTCGCGACGGTGAAGGCGCGACCAAGTTCGTCACCGTTGAAGTCAACGGCGGCGGCAATCACCAGGAATGCCTGGACGTCGGTTACACCGTGGCCCACTCGCCGCTGATCAAGACCGCGTTGTTCGCTTCCGATCCGAACTGGGGCCGTATCCTGGCGGCCGTGGGGCGTGCCGGTGTGCCGAACCTGGACGTGAGCAAGATCGACGTGTTCCTCAGCGACGTGTGCATCGCCAGCCGTGGCGCGCGCGCGTCGACCTACACCGAAGCCCAGGGCGCGGCGGTTATGCAGCGGGAAGAAATCACCATCCGTATCGAGTTGGGTCGTGGCGATTGCAGCGAAACCATCTGGACCACCGACCTGTCCCACGAATACGTGAAGATCAACGCCGAGTACCGTACGTAA